The Montipora capricornis isolate CH-2021 chromosome 3, ASM3666992v2, whole genome shotgun sequence genome includes the window GTGTTTGTCAATAACTGAGCTACCACTCCCCAATATAGTTCCGTCCAGGATTTCTATCCCGTGCgatatttgaatttttaatcaCATAAATCATACTATTTCTCCCTGTTGCAGACCCGAGTGCACAACAGCTTTTAGTGTAGATCAAGTGAGACCAAAGATTAGATGTGGTACGTAGGCTACGATGTGGCGTGTCACCCTCAGAAATAAATAAGGAATGACTTTTTAATGCTCTCATACTTTAGAACGCTTCTAACAATAGTttttcaattaaaaaatggTCGTATTAGCTCTCTCTCAACAAaagcttctttttctttacagGTTGCCATTATTGTCATCACTTTCAGCCATGTGTGGGTGGTTGCATGCCGCCGTGTTGTGACTGTCACAAAGAGCCTCATTGTGATGAAGGTTTGTCAACCGAAGTCCGCATGCGCACGAAATTATTAGACACGGTGACTTCGATATAACTCTACGAGTCTTTCCAAGATAAAATATTTGCATGTGGTAAAACATCGATTCCCTACGAGATAAAGGGGTTTAACATGGCATGATAGAGGGGTTTAACATGATTGTGCGGATGAAAGGTGGTCACGTTTTAGAAATGGACTTGTAGTGGATAGCAATACTGGAGAAAAAAAGAGCGAAGACCTTTCCATTTTTCGAATCTTTTAAGTACCATTACcacaaaagaagaaagaaagatgtTAACGATGTTAATTGCAGTGTGTCCTTTTCGTCTCTTCACGAGGGGTGGCCGTACCATGATTTACAAGTACTCATAGGATTTTGGCCTCCAGTCAATTGAAGTTTTTTCATACTCGAGTTACGTTTGCTTTGAATTGTTGTTCATTGCACTTCTGCTATGAAGGAACCCTAAGCAATTTGAATTTCTTTTGAGCCATTCGAGACAAACAGAAGACAGGCTAAGGCTCTAGCCAATCAGCCAGCTAAATCCAGTCTTCTCCTGTTCTAAATCTACTTTGAGCAAATTTCTGACCCATGAGTTCATTTCGTATCTTCTAGTTAGCGCGACAAAAAGAACCCTCTTGGGGAGTCGTAAGTTTACCTCCCAGCAAACATGGGCCACCCATTTGAAATGCAAGTCTTTATACCATCTCAGATCGGAAGTTACTGTAGTGTTTTTGAGACTTGTCaatcatttatgtaaatgaccCACGCGTTCTAGGAGCTAGggctttttgtattttgtagtcGTCATGTCTGTTTAGTAAATACTGTTGTGTTCGGACAAGTGGTTTCAAGTGTTTATTTGACCGTAAACATCACAGTTACGAATGTCAGAATGCTTCATTCTTTGGCCCATTATTTTGCCACATATCTTCCTTTTTTTAGGTTGCTGGTGTCCAATACCCGGCAAAGAAGAAAAACCGGAGGAGAAGCCACAAGCGGAGCCATGTTGCTGCCCAATGGGTTGCCCCTGTTGCCATCacgttcatcatcatcactatcacTGTTGCTGTCCGTGTTGCCATTGTTGTCACTGTTGCTGTCCTTGTTGCTGTCATTGCTGTCACTACAAGAGATCTCCTTGTCTGCTGTCATCAATCTTGTCTGCCGGGACATTCCATCCAAGCTTGAGCCCTATCGAGGCTGTTTTTCATAGCCCTTTCAGTTGCAGCTTTCAGGAATGCCTTCCCCTTTTTCATGGACCATTAAGAGTTTACTAATAGAGACATCATCTAAAATGAGTTGGCCTTTGAGACTATGGAGAGCTTTAAAGAAACCAAAGGGTCCTTTCAGTGTTTTACGAATAAATGATTTTAATAATGTGTGTTCTTCCCACATCAATTGGCTGCTTGTTGCATTGTACAGCTTAGGTTGATAACTTGCACCGAACAAGGCAGTTTTCACTCACAACGGACCAATGTATTTTGAAGTTTGGTTGTTAAAGCAATGAATTTTCCAGCCTAAGGCCCTTCATCTTCGCTTCTCGCTACTTAGATATCATTACAAATGAGGACTCGCATCGCAATTCATATTCCCAAACGTCGAAAATATCATGATATCAGTAACGAGTAACTACAGAGTACTGCAGTTTCAATCATTATTACGTTCCAATCAACACGATTGCACGATTATTGATGAAACCAACTTGCTCTTTTGCGAGGTCTTAAGTTACATGGCGTGCAACAAAACGTTAAGTAACGGGTAGAAGTGATGCCATGTTGCTTAAGACAGATTTCGGAAACGATCATTTGGTTTCGGTTTTGTTTGGGACATATTATTTTAGTGATTAAATGATCATTGATTACTCTAGTAAAATGTTAATTAGGGTGACGTGGATTGCAGTCAGAAAGAAAATCTTGATGAACCTCAGCGTTAAGGCAACTAAGAAATCTTTCTGCTTCAAGCAGCAGTGCTCGTAGCACGTAGCACGTAACAAGTTGCACGTAAAATGTAACACGTAGTCTGTAGTTAGTATTTTCGCGCCATCAGCCCTGTACACGACCCAGTGCTCTAGACTTCGCGAACACGCATCAAAAGGTAGTCCGTAGTCCGCAGTCCGTTGTCGGTGTGTTTTTAAGTCCCTGTTCAGCGACAGCaaggaccttaagatctactacagcgacgtcaacgaaaacgtcacctaaaaatataactttggACTGTCTTAAGTCTTCAGCAATTATTCCAACTTGTTGTCGTCGTACGATGTggagaaaaaataaagaatgaaAGGTTCACGTTTGTAAGGAAAAGTTCGTTTAATATGACAAGGAAGAAGGGTGGATGGGCTTATCCGAAAATTTTTAGACACCCGAAGGACGGGCTCTGATTGTTGGGCTAGGAGGGGGCCTCCGAAAATTTGTATACTTTAAACCAACACATGAAAAGTACCTCAAGGAACACCAACTTCCATCTGCTGGCAAGAAACCAGAAAAATTGAAGAGGATTACAGAGATTTCTATCTCAGAAATGACAAGGAGGCCACCTCAGGAGACAAGCCAGCTGACCCTGAGAGTGATTCTGTTTGGGAATCTGACTCGGATGACGACGATGTCTTAGCTGTCATTGGTGATATTGACACCGATGAAGACTCTACAGTTGAGCCACTTCAGACCACGGATAGTGACACCGATGGTGATAGAGACACCGATGAAGACTCTACAGTTGAGCCACTTCAAACCATGGAAACAGAGACATGCCAATTTTCCAGATCTGGCCGGAGGGTTGGGTCATGGATGAGCCGCTACCATGAAAACTATGTGTGAAGCATCGGAGTAGAGGTATGCACTCTGCGACAATAAATACTCGAGAACACTGCAGTGATCTCATCACAACCGGATCTCAAGTCTGTCATAGTATAAACCCGGCATTGAAGACAACAACGGTAAATATATTTAATACAGTCTAGCGATCATTTTTCAGAAGAGCAGAGGAATTGAAGGAGGAAGGGGGGCTCTGaaattagcctgcgtagcaaacGTTCCTGTTCGAcaaaaagagcttcgaaactattttccgcaaactggccgcgcggaagttgggagaagagactgagggaacccttgcaagaagaccccctatttttgattggtgcggcacagtcacaatgattgatAGGTGACAAATTCTGGAGCAAAATATCTCTCCTaagttctagcgtgacaaaggcaatggtggaagatgtggaaggttttgaatcgtgtgtcgaagctgagcgaatcgggtctcgggttttacattgtaaaggaaaacagaactgtcaatgcgccatctctttagctgtatagatgtaatggccgttttgccaacaggattcggaaaaagcttaatttttcagatgtttgtcatgatgtgcggagtgcgaaataaaagaacttaaaacgaagaaccggcttctcgagtatcatcgtgatttctccatttcaaagcataatacgcgatcaagtaagtggttaaggtaaattctatggaaatgacagcctgtgatttaaatgaaaatctggactgcttggacaatatccatcaagggaaattcaatattatttacgtgtcagctgaagccgctatggcgtttccgtaattctttaaaagcaaaagattcgataacaaaatagggggtcttcttgcaagcgttccgtCAGtttcttgccccaactttcgctcggccagtttgcagaaaatcgTTTCAAAGCTCTTCTGTcaaacaggaacgcttgctacgcaggctactttCAAATGTTTTCGACTACCAAGGGATGGGGGGGGGGAGTGTCTCCTAAAAAAATAAACCGCTAGCTTGGGGGGCTGCTAAAATTTCAAGCTTCGAGTTTCAATATCTTTATCCcccccttgtcatattaaacgAACTTTCCCTAAGCTcacattgtcgtcaaaacttacaatttggtgatttcgcgtcgttgttatgcagagtaccgaaaaaaatatgtgctaaaatacGCTCTGCAAGTGGAGCACGATTATTTTTACctctttaaccaatgatatctgTGTTTAGTACAGTTGTTGCTGGCGTTGTCGTTGTCTTTTCTTAACTTCGGTTCACGTTTTGCTTGGAAACGTCGCGAACACAGGAAATCCACCAtctcaggagcccattacccggagcttccatctgtattgtacgCTTGAGTCAATCTTTTCCcgtatctatttttagaactactacattttgacgtatgtaacgtatgtgactgagaacatcTGTGAAGTGGTTCATATGCGTCACATTCGTATGTGGcgtaataaatggctgaccataggtctgTTATGAtcagctattgtgaaaacacccagtaaagccccctgcgaggtgcttctaaaaatagaaagatacgagaCAGGATTGACTCAGAGGGTGAATAtcgaagatggaggctccgagtaatgggctcctgaccgTCTGTATTGCTTCTATcttttaagtgcccctgtgaccaaaaaatcaattcttagttttctttggatttcagaactatgttaactaaacaccaagcgaccaaagttttaatccttgatttaaaaaagactcctgtttattttaactgaaattttccgTCATTGCTAACTtcaagatcttgagagagctggatcgaggagaaaatgacgtcaaaagctcactagtttaagaatgcaatgtgtgtgtacgtCGCAAAATTAGACATtttaactcgtgttttgcatatataataagctgcattcacgcCCTGAAAtccctggatccaaccttctgaagcccaatcggtcagttttgaacgtcaGTATTGGCGGACCGtgaatttcaaaacttaaactcaaagtaaacggcctttggataaaaatcaaagctcaaaattttgccagtcaggtgataagcaaacacaatttcaaaatctgaatctaaaaaaaaaaaaaaaagaaatgatatttttgataACGGGGGCACTTTAATTAAGTTAATCACATATTGACGATATAacgtatttatgttaatttgttttttttattttcacccTGAATGAGTACGAAACTGGGCATTTGAAGAATGGACTGCAAAGTTATAATCAAATCGATTAAGAGAAGTTAACATAAAACGGGAGTGTCTGCTCATCATTTTAACGTAAGTGATTAATTTTCAGAATTGAACTCTCGTAAAACTTTGAGATGTAATAAAAATAGAACGGTAAACTATTTTTCGTTAATATCGATCCTGTGTATCATGCTAACCCTGAGGAAAGCAAACTAAAAAGCAAATATCTTAAGTAACTTGTAACGCAAAAGATAGTGTCCGGTCCGAATTTGTTTGCGCCATCTGTAATATTGAAATTTATGCGCGGCGACTTATCATCTGACCTTTACGTTGGAGGGTTAAGAGCCCACTGCAATAATTCATCAGGTATCTTTGTTGTAAACCAATGGAAACGTGATTTACACGAGCGCTCAAGAACTGAAGCAATTTACCAGTAACAAAGTGACATTTGCCGCTCCGGTCCATCAGCCCACTATCGCCTGCTCGTGATGTCATAATTCCTTATCTGTCCATATCCCTTATCAGTTCAGTCGTAGCACGTTCGTCCCTGACTTTTTGGTCGTAGTCATCTTGTTTTTCCTTTCACCATGCGCGTAAAAGTGATAACACTTTTTTGCATTTCAGCCGGTATTTTGGCATTGACGAGCGGAAAATACATAAAGAAGGCGAATGGTAAGAAATGTGACGTTATGCAATGGGACTGTATTTTAGACTTGTGGCtgacaaaaacaattttcaaCCAAGAGAAAACGTCGTCAATAAGGAATGCAAAATGATAGAATTATTGAAAGAAAGATCAGGATCATGAACAGCGCGGTTTGGCAATGAGTGAAGAAACGAAAACAACTAACCTGGTTTGCTAAGGTCAACAGCTGTCTTAgtggctctgacgaagggctatcGCTCGAAAATCTTTCTTACGTTCTTAAAGTTACCTTTATCAATTCGTTGGATTCTTTATAAACTAAGCACTTCATTTGCCCTATTGCACTGTCAAGTTCAAAAATGGTTAACTGTTAAATTTACAAGCTGATGAAAGTATCAACAGGAGTTGGTCCTCGACATATTACAATCGAAACATTTCGCA containing:
- the LOC138041274 gene encoding uncharacterized protein, yielding MEMKSASFLHVVYCVVLLHAAFLVLSEGILQEKEKHSCRIYQVEKKHGNFKGKGVQVNGKVSGKSISGGSVSRPECTTAFSVDQVRPKIRCGCHYCHHFQPCVGGCMPPCCDCHKEPHCDEGCWCPIPGKEEKPEEKPQAEPCCCPMGCPCCHHVHHHHYHCCCPCCHCCHCCCPCCCHCCHYKRSPCLLSSILSAGTFHPSLSPIEAVFHSPFSCSFQECLPLFHGPLRVY